The following are encoded in a window of Limibacter armeniacum genomic DNA:
- a CDS encoding peptidoglycan recognition protein family protein has translation MANKRRLLVIHCSDTPMGREVTKEDIIEWHIKGNGWSKPGYSDLIKLDGSIDNLQPFDQDDKWEPWEMTNGAKGFNGVAQHVCYAGGADRNMKPRDTRTEAQKKTLAAYVRIAIARQPDIQIAGHNQLSTKACPSFDVPQWLRSIGIEEKNIYSDKS, from the coding sequence ATGGCTAACAAGCGAAGACTCTTAGTAATCCACTGTTCAGATACCCCCATGGGCAGAGAGGTAACCAAGGAAGATATTATCGAGTGGCATATCAAGGGCAATGGCTGGAGCAAGCCCGGCTACTCAGACCTGATCAAGCTGGACGGTTCAATCGACAACCTGCAGCCGTTTGACCAGGACGACAAGTGGGAACCATGGGAGATGACCAACGGAGCCAAGGGTTTCAATGGCGTGGCCCAACACGTCTGCTATGCAGGCGGAGCCGACAGAAATATGAAACCACGTGATACCCGAACGGAAGCTCAGAAAAAGACATTGGCAGCGTATGTCAGGATTGCCATTGCCAGACAACCTGATATCCAGATTGCAGGACATAACCAGCTATCCACCAAGGCGTGCCCAAGCTTCGATGTACCGCAATGGTTGCGCTCCATCGGTATCGAGGAGAAGAATATTTACAGCGACAAGAGCTGA
- a CDS encoding DUF6549 family protein, producing the protein MILLQIIEFVRRNPAKVIFALLLLVCWALWIQVQRNSNLKDGYEQMTVLANDARGDLQHYKNKLDYQVSLAETLELDYKTLKNAKENQRLQFLHKFNDLKKKLRRMESAAELDAQLDQFFAAPITDTVKILLMDTVFMPVQKKIALYHDDYTRFAAIINDSTGMVEVGYTAQVPIDLVIYWDRKWFLGKKHFQTEVISENPNIIFKDINTIIKKRR; encoded by the coding sequence ATGATACTTCTACAGATAATTGAATTCGTTCGGCGCAATCCGGCAAAGGTCATTTTTGCATTGCTGCTGCTTGTTTGTTGGGCACTCTGGATTCAGGTACAGCGAAACAGCAACCTAAAAGACGGTTATGAGCAAATGACCGTACTGGCCAATGATGCCCGTGGCGACTTGCAACACTACAAGAACAAGCTGGACTATCAGGTATCACTGGCAGAAACACTGGAGCTGGACTACAAGACACTCAAGAATGCCAAGGAAAACCAGCGCCTCCAGTTTTTGCACAAGTTCAATGACCTAAAAAAAAAGCTCCGCCGGATGGAAAGCGCTGCGGAGTTGGATGCCCAGCTGGACCAGTTCTTTGCGGCACCCATTACCGACACGGTCAAGATCCTGCTTATGGATACAGTCTTTATGCCGGTACAGAAAAAAATCGCCCTCTATCATGACGATTACACACGGTTTGCCGCCATCATCAACGACTCTACAGGAATGGTCGAGGTAGGCTACACCGCCCAGGTACCCATCGATCTGGTGATCTACTGGGACCGCAAATGGTTCCTGGGCAAAAAGCACTTTCAGACAGAGGTGATTTCCGAGAATCCCAACATCATATTCAAGGACATCAACACCATCATCAAAAAACGTAGATAA
- a CDS encoding AbiH family protein — MNRIFLIGNGFDLAHGLKTSYSDFIKWCFDYEKNLAQAKKEVDRFDLEFHPTQNNQYDYTVQLERSILHLKHSRSDHGRRNSNYFRMNCELTPFTNELKDYNKQIYSEVKFNNKLLGKLILLFKQREKKTVNWVDIEYFYYQELNYGSNIEELDKDFDEVKNLLKEYLNTLPSPANVSPIVKGIFNKDVISNEINQQRLSDVQHMHPYINSLYDLSLEGDGNLYEFPPVKNFFITFNYTDTLSLYDIDNVIPIHGTLNDNIIFGFGDEEAEKFREIRNNENPLYQKNIKTYDYLERDDYYEIEKIINSRLYQVVILGHSCGSADKTFLKTLFEHKNCISIKPHYFKNEISNTDNYRDILIGISRCLENDASNMRSNVVDKTKTEPFSILKKKDEVFELTES; from the coding sequence ATGAACAGAATTTTTTTGATTGGAAATGGCTTTGACCTTGCACATGGTTTGAAGACTTCATATTCAGATTTTATCAAGTGGTGTTTTGATTATGAGAAGAATTTAGCACAAGCTAAAAAAGAGGTGGATAGATTTGATTTAGAATTTCATCCTACTCAAAACAACCAATATGACTACACAGTACAACTAGAAAGATCTATACTTCACTTAAAACATTCAAGATCTGATCACGGAAGGCGTAATTCAAATTACTTTAGAATGAATTGTGAATTAACCCCATTCACTAATGAATTAAAGGATTACAACAAGCAGATATATTCTGAGGTTAAATTCAACAATAAACTACTTGGTAAACTCATTTTACTGTTTAAGCAAAGAGAGAAAAAAACAGTTAATTGGGTAGATATAGAATACTTCTATTATCAGGAACTCAATTATGGATCAAACATTGAGGAGTTAGATAAAGACTTTGATGAAGTCAAAAATCTTTTAAAAGAATACTTAAACACTCTGCCTAGCCCTGCTAATGTAAGTCCAATAGTTAAGGGGATATTTAATAAAGATGTGATATCCAACGAGATCAATCAACAAAGACTTTCTGATGTACAACATATGCATCCTTACATCAATTCTTTATATGATCTTAGTTTAGAAGGGGATGGGAATTTATACGAATTCCCTCCAGTAAAAAACTTTTTCATAACATTCAATTATACAGATACATTATCTTTATATGATATAGATAATGTTATACCTATCCACGGCACTCTTAATGATAATATCATCTTTGGCTTTGGTGATGAAGAAGCAGAAAAATTCAGGGAAATCAGAAATAACGAAAATCCTCTATATCAAAAAAACATTAAGACATATGATTACTTGGAAAGAGATGATTATTATGAGATAGAGAAAATTATAAATTCACGCTTATACCAAGTTGTTATTTTAGGGCATTCCTGTGGCTCTGCTGACAAAACATTCTTAAAGACGCTATTTGAGCATAAAAACTGTATTTCCATTAAACCTCACTATTTCAAAAACGAGATTAGTAATACAGATAACTATAGGGATATTTTAATCGGTATCTCTCGCTGTCTTGAAAATGATGCATCTAACATGAGAAGTAATGTCGTCGATAAAACCAAAACTGAACCTTTTAGTATTTTGAAGAAGAAAGATGAGGTTTTTGAGTTAACTGAGTCATGA
- a CDS encoding DUF6712 family protein, whose product MKTFFKETDELTKVVDVDSSLEVDKLNHDLHYMEQKHIKPFLSADFYDSLITKYHNDSASAEELALIELAQVASANLGVWKFISKSTASKGNTGIRVANTDKQKSAYPWQHKEMKNGYRDTGFYYVDQVLKYLEDNKNSFQQWTDSAAYADFNSHFIGSTTEFDKIVYIDESRRLFTRMKPTMEEIELFRIKPMLGEALFNEILEQKKDNTLTDQNKSLLDKIQRAVANLTVANSIFKLSLQLSEEGVLVLSFDAFEKATVADLQMLEKLQSEYEEKGEGYIQKIVDEVKEINGETDTGTYEFNNSGKRIVKF is encoded by the coding sequence ATGAAAACATTCTTTAAGGAAACCGATGAGCTGACAAAAGTCGTTGATGTAGATTCATCCCTTGAGGTGGATAAGCTAAACCATGACCTCCATTATATGGAGCAGAAACACATCAAACCATTTTTATCAGCAGACTTTTACGATAGCCTCATCACCAAATACCACAATGACAGTGCCTCAGCGGAGGAGTTGGCATTGATCGAGCTGGCACAGGTGGCATCCGCCAATCTGGGAGTCTGGAAATTTATCAGCAAATCCACAGCCAGCAAGGGTAACACCGGTATCAGGGTAGCCAATACCGACAAGCAGAAAAGTGCTTATCCATGGCAGCACAAGGAGATGAAAAACGGCTACCGGGATACAGGCTTTTACTATGTGGACCAGGTGCTAAAGTACTTGGAAGACAACAAAAACTCATTCCAGCAATGGACTGACTCTGCTGCCTATGCTGATTTCAACTCCCATTTTATTGGCAGTACTACCGAGTTTGACAAGATTGTCTATATCGATGAGTCCCGCAGGCTTTTCACCCGCATGAAACCCACCATGGAGGAGATCGAGCTTTTCAGGATCAAACCGATGCTGGGGGAAGCACTCTTTAATGAGATACTGGAGCAGAAAAAAGACAATACACTAACCGACCAGAACAAAAGCTTGCTCGACAAGATACAGCGTGCAGTAGCAAACCTGACCGTAGCCAACAGCATCTTCAAGCTCTCTCTCCAGCTAAGTGAGGAAGGCGTACTTGTGTTGTCGTTCGATGCTTTTGAGAAAGCCACAGTAGCAGACTTACAGATGCTTGAAAAACTCCAGAGTGAGTATGAGGAAAAAGGGGAAGGTTATATCCAGAAGATAGTAGATGAAGTAAAGGAGATCAATGGGGAGACGGATACTGGGACGTATGAGTTTAATAATAGTGGGAAAAGAATTGTTAAGTTTTAG
- a CDS encoding outer membrane protein assembly factor BamD: protein MIKSKLSALIFCVFLIGCGVPQQQYDALKKENETLKAQLDDCQFGASKLLESAESYFGYKNYLKAKDDIAAILEKHPSSPEAEKAKVLLGKVDVEIKKKEEATRKKIEEKKKQAKLKVEKATRNMRKSHDDIRNITWYYDKSSPRYVNSRSNVHLYFGKRGINDVPSLWFVIQYVADDWLFIDKYIIKVGDKTYNISEERNREVKTDHGSGQIWEWIELSAGKKEIEIAKAIANGKNVKIRYNGRQYYRDRVITSAEKTAIKNVLIAYEALGGKVN, encoded by the coding sequence ATGATCAAGTCAAAATTATCTGCGCTAATCTTTTGTGTGTTTTTAATCGGTTGTGGAGTTCCACAACAACAGTATGATGCACTTAAGAAAGAAAATGAAACATTGAAAGCTCAGCTTGATGATTGTCAATTTGGTGCATCAAAGTTGTTAGAAAGTGCAGAATCCTATTTTGGATATAAGAACTATTTGAAGGCAAAAGATGACATTGCCGCTATACTTGAAAAGCATCCATCATCACCTGAAGCTGAAAAAGCCAAAGTACTTCTGGGGAAAGTTGATGTAGAAATCAAGAAAAAAGAAGAAGCTACAAGAAAAAAAATTGAAGAGAAGAAAAAGCAAGCAAAGCTTAAGGTCGAAAAGGCTACCCGAAATATGAGGAAGTCACACGATGACATCAGAAACATAACTTGGTACTATGACAAATCATCACCAAGATATGTAAACTCTAGAAGCAACGTTCACCTATATTTTGGCAAAAGAGGAATAAATGATGTTCCATCACTGTGGTTTGTTATCCAGTATGTTGCAGATGATTGGCTATTTATTGATAAGTACATCATTAAAGTTGGCGACAAAACTTATAACATCAGTGAAGAAAGAAACAGGGAGGTTAAAACAGATCATGGGTCTGGACAGATATGGGAATGGATTGAATTAAGTGCAGGTAAGAAAGAAATTGAAATAGCAAAAGCTATTGCAAATGGTAAAAATGTGAAAATACGGTATAATGGACGTCAATATTACAGAGACCGAGTAATAACAAGTGCAGAAAAAACGGCAATCAAAAATGTGTTGATTGCTTATGAAGCCCTTGGTGGTAAAGTCAACTAA
- a CDS encoding DNA adenine methylase, with the protein MQTIKTPVTYYGGKQRLASKIIQMLPEHNLYAEPFCGGAAVFFLKPKSNVEVLNDTNRELINFYEVVQNDFVSLEKEIRISLHSRDMHRRAKVIYENPDMFSSLKRAWAVWVLSAQSFSAKLGDAWGYDVKKRTTSVKIKNKRDSFTEDYGIRLQDVQLECTDAIRVIKWRDRPDSFFYCDPPYFNSDCGHYDGYTVEDFEMLLKALEQIEGKFLLSSYPSPLLEEYTKRNGWYQESLEQQVSVNNRGTTRKKKVEVFTANYPLTLPK; encoded by the coding sequence ATGCAAACCATTAAGACTCCGGTCACTTACTACGGGGGGAAGCAGCGTCTTGCCTCCAAAATCATCCAGATGCTTCCTGAACACAACCTGTATGCTGAACCCTTCTGCGGGGGAGCTGCTGTGTTCTTCCTCAAGCCTAAGTCCAATGTGGAGGTATTGAACGATACCAACCGGGAGCTGATCAATTTCTATGAGGTGGTGCAGAATGATTTTGTTTCACTGGAGAAGGAGATCAGGATATCGTTGCACTCAAGGGATATGCATCGGCGGGCCAAGGTGATCTATGAGAACCCGGATATGTTTTCCTCACTCAAGCGAGCTTGGGCGGTATGGGTATTGTCGGCCCAGTCATTCAGTGCCAAGTTGGGGGATGCTTGGGGGTATGATGTAAAGAAGCGCACCACTTCAGTCAAGATCAAGAACAAGCGGGACAGCTTTACGGAAGATTATGGTATCCGTTTGCAGGATGTACAGCTGGAGTGTACCGATGCTATCCGTGTGATCAAGTGGCGTGACCGTCCGGACTCCTTCTTCTATTGTGATCCGCCTTACTTCAACTCTGACTGTGGTCATTATGATGGCTATACGGTGGAGGACTTTGAAATGCTGCTGAAAGCACTGGAGCAGATTGAGGGTAAGTTCCTGCTGTCAAGTTATCCGAGTCCATTGCTGGAGGAATACACCAAGCGGAATGGTTGGTACCAGGAAAGTCTGGAGCAACAGGTGTCGGTCAACAACCGGGGGACAACTCGTAAGAAGAAGGTGGAAGTGTTCACTGCCAACTACCCACTGACCTTGCCGAAGTAA
- a CDS encoding S49 family peptidase, which translates to MSHNLINEIISSPLWITPSYAQAQIPQLMALLNGKLLISAEEALKNQEEAAPQMATIGNASTGSRSFNIASMDLRGPVTKYGQWCGPAGTKQMSQWFRNLDSDAKTDAIVLQLDSGGGTAIGTLELIETIRSIEKPVVAWVDNIAASAAYYIAAATDEIITSSKMDMVGSIGTMAAFADFRGVLEKQGGKWHEIYATKSTDKNGTFRAALEGRVSKTLDFLPVNLRVLSYV; encoded by the coding sequence ATGAGTCACAACCTTATAAATGAAATCATCAGCTCACCGTTATGGATCACACCAAGTTATGCGCAGGCACAAATCCCGCAGCTTATGGCATTGCTCAACGGTAAGCTACTAATCTCAGCAGAAGAAGCACTTAAGAACCAGGAGGAAGCTGCCCCCCAAATGGCAACCATTGGCAATGCGTCAACCGGCAGTCGCTCCTTCAATATTGCCAGCATGGACTTGAGAGGACCGGTTACCAAATACGGGCAATGGTGTGGTCCCGCCGGGACCAAGCAAATGTCTCAATGGTTCCGTAACTTGGACAGCGATGCAAAAACGGATGCAATTGTCCTGCAACTGGACAGCGGTGGCGGTACCGCCATCGGCACACTCGAACTAATTGAAACCATCAGAAGCATAGAAAAGCCGGTGGTTGCATGGGTGGATAATATCGCTGCATCAGCCGCCTACTATATCGCAGCTGCTACGGATGAGATTATCACTTCCAGCAAGATGGATATGGTGGGCAGCATCGGTACCATGGCAGCCTTTGCCGACTTCCGAGGTGTACTCGAGAAACAAGGCGGCAAGTGGCACGAAATCTACGCCACCAAGTCCACCGATAAGAATGGCACCTTCAGAGCTGCCCTCGAGGGTAGGGTGTCCAAAACATTAGATTTTCTTCCGGTCAATTTGAGAGTGCTTTCATACGTCTAA
- a CDS encoding S49 family peptidase domain-containing protein, with amino-acid sequence MIEQSLDPLNINFHNDIKAFRGDRLNLDFEDVLTGKVYYADFGDKSGMAVGLVDGIGDLNYALERAAALAAKRQESQQTQQTMSIFGKNKFPKYSELPKLDQSEITAEALQEVNEELTQQGVQTFRLSMASEEQQTADQTKQVTDLQAKVTNLEQQLEQANQKAADAEAKAAEQQALAEKYSAQLALNQQTEPIAEQDKGPATQEDAPRGADFAWLDNFNS; translated from the coding sequence ATGATCGAGCAATCCCTCGATCCATTGAATATCAACTTCCACAACGATATCAAGGCCTTCCGGGGCGACAGGCTCAACCTCGATTTTGAGGATGTCCTAACCGGTAAAGTGTACTATGCCGATTTTGGAGATAAATCAGGAATGGCGGTCGGACTTGTGGACGGCATTGGCGATCTCAACTACGCACTCGAGAGAGCTGCTGCACTTGCGGCCAAACGCCAGGAATCACAACAAACGCAACAAACCATGAGCATCTTCGGAAAAAACAAGTTTCCAAAATATTCAGAGCTGCCGAAGCTCGACCAAAGCGAAATCACTGCAGAGGCATTGCAGGAAGTAAACGAGGAACTGACGCAGCAAGGCGTTCAAACCTTCAGGCTATCCATGGCTTCTGAAGAGCAACAAACCGCTGACCAGACAAAACAGGTAACCGACCTGCAGGCCAAGGTAACCAACCTTGAGCAGCAACTTGAGCAAGCCAACCAAAAAGCTGCAGATGCTGAAGCCAAGGCAGCTGAACAGCAGGCACTGGCAGAAAAGTACTCCGCTCAGTTGGCTCTCAACCAGCAGACCGAACCAATCGCCGAACAGGACAAAGGCCCGGCAACACAAGAAGATGCTCCAAGAGGAGCCGACTTCGCTTGGCTTGACAATTTCAACAGTTAA